Proteins encoded by one window of Tamandua tetradactyla isolate mTamTet1 chromosome 24, mTamTet1.pri, whole genome shotgun sequence:
- the LOC143668550 gene encoding olfactory receptor 13G1: MNYSIVTEFVILGLTRNTELQGVLFIIFLFIYLVAFLGNMLIIIAIIYNTTLHNPMYLLLLALAIVDIICTTSIVPKMLGTMVTSDKTISYGGCMSQLFFFTWSLGAEMVLFTTMAYDRYVAICFPLRYGTIMNHNMCVALLSIVMAIAVTNSCINTGLILRLTFCGPNNINHFFCEIPPLLALSCSPVKINEVMVYVADVILAVGDFTLTCISYGFIIAAILRIHSAEGKKKAFSTCSSHLTVVSLYYSPVIYTYIRPASSYTFERDKVVAALYTLVTPTLNPIVYSFRNKDMQTGIRKVFAFLKQ, from the coding sequence ATGAACTACAGCATTGTAACAGAGTTTGTGATTCTGGGACTCACAAGAAATACTGAACTCCAGGGAGTTCTCTTCATTATCTTTCTCTTCATCTATCTTGTGGCTTTTCTTGGGAATATGCTCATTATCATTGCCATAATTTATAATACTACCTTGCACAACCCCATGTATCTCCTTCTTTTGGCCCTGGCTATTGTGGACATCATCTGCACAACAAGCATCGTCCCAAAGATGCTGGGGACTATGGTAACGTCAGATAAGACCATTTCATATGGAGGCTGCATGTCTCAGCTCTTCTTCTTCACATGGTCCCTTGGAGCTGAAATGGTTCTCTTTACCaccatggcctatgaccgctatgtggccatctgtttTCCTCTTCGCTATGGAACTATCATGAACCACAATATGTGTGTAGCCCTGCTCAGCATTGTCATGGCTATCGCCGTAACCAATTCCTGTATTAACACAGGTCTCATCCTGAGGTTGACTTTCTGTGGACCAAATAATATCAACCACTTCTTCTGTGAGATCCCCCCACTACTGGCTTTGTCCTGCAGCCCCGTGAAGATCAATGAGGTGATGGTGTATGTAGCTGACGTCATCCTGGCTGTGGGTGACTTCACCCTCACCTGCATCTCCTATGGTTTCATCATTGCTGCTATTCTCCGCATCCACTCAGCAGAGGGCAAGAAAAAGGCCTTTTCCACATGCTCATCCCACCTCACAGTGGTTTCCCTCTACTATTCCCCTGTGATCTACACCTACATCCGTCCTGCCTCCAGCTACACATTTGAAAGGGATAAGGTAGTAGCCGCACTCTACACTCTTGTGACCCCCACATTAAACCCAATTGTTTATAGTTTCCGGAACAAGGACATGCAGACAGGGATTAGGAAAGTGTTTGCATTTCTGAAACAGTAG